CCTATAGCGTTTTGTTCAAGGGACTCTATGGTGTCCGAACATTTTATGTCACAATTCCAACTACGAGATGAAGGAGGAAGCATGAAAAGGATTGTCGTGTCTGTTCTTGTCTCCCTGGTTCTCTGTTCTTTTACCGTTGCGGGAATTTCAGCAAAGGAGCCTTCAAAAAGCCGAGGGGAAGAGTTGTTCATGAAACACTGCAGTAAGTGCCATCCCAACGGAAGCAACGTAGTCATCGTCACGAAGACACTCAACCCTAAGGACCGCGAGGCGAATAAGATTAAGACTGAAGAAGACATCATTAAGCTGATGAGAAATCCGGGGCCAGGCATGGTGAAGTTCGGCGAGAACGTCATCTCTGAAAAGGACGCGAAGGCGATTGCTGCCTATATCATGAAGACCTTTAAATAGCTTCGCCCTGCCGTCGTGGCAGTATTATGACGGGGCTGTCGAAGCCTGCCAATCGGGGGGGGGCGGAAAAGACCGCTATCTTCTGAAGTTCTTTGTCCGGAAGATCTTTGTCCCCTTCATCCCAAGGGCATCGTACCTTTCACAGAACAGAGATGGGCCTTGTCAGAATCCCCCGGATTCCGGTTCCTTTTTCACCAAGAGAACCGAACACGGCATCTTCCGGACAAGTTCATCGTTACTTCGTCCGAAAAGAAAGTGCTCCAGATGACTCTCTTCGTGCGCAAGTACAATAATAAGGTCTATCTGTTCTTCCTTCACGGTATTGAAAATTTCCTCTATGGGTTTTCCCTCCTTAATCACCTCCTTTATGTCCATACCCTTCTTTCTTTCCAGATCGATAATGGCATGCAGCTCCCCTTTCGCCTCCTGCAATGCTCTCTTGTACTCTTCTTCCAGAGACGGTATCGGGAGGTTCCATCGTCCGAAAATAAAA
The DNA window shown above is from Thermodesulfovibrionales bacterium and carries:
- a CDS encoding c-type cytochrome, whose product is MKRIVVSVLVSLVLCSFTVAGISAKEPSKSRGEELFMKHCSKCHPNGSNVVIVTKTLNPKDREANKIKTEEDIIKLMRNPGPGMVKFGENVISEKDAKAIAAYIMKTFK
- a CDS encoding universal stress protein, giving the protein MEDIRRILVVSRMTRYCRKAVHYGISLSQKYGAELYVLHVVHDSFIFGRWNLPIPSLEEEYKRALQEAKGELHAIIDLERKKGMDIKEVIKEGKPIEEIFNTVKEEQIDLIIVLAHEESHLEHFLFGRSNDELVRKMPCSVLLVKKEPESGGF